The Gimibacter soli genome includes a region encoding these proteins:
- the cmk gene encoding (d)CMP kinase, whose protein sequence is MPPSDAAFVIAIDGPAAAGKGTLARRLADHYGFAFLDTGSLYRAVGLQMIIEGSDLDDAQKATETAARLDLGLIGDPRLRAEETGGAASRVAAVPGVRAALLDFQRQFAGHPPGDTAGAVLDGRDVGTVICPDAPVKLFVTASAEERARRRTLEMEGRGEAADYAAILEDVKARDARDMGRKDAPLKPAEDALLLDTTNLAIDAVFLRAKSFIDGKLSSRDGA, encoded by the coding sequence ATGCCGCCCTCTGACGCTGCCTTTGTGATCGCTATCGATGGCCCCGCCGCTGCGGGCAAGGGTACGCTCGCGCGCCGGCTGGCCGATCATTATGGCTTTGCCTTCCTTGATACCGGGTCGCTTTACCGCGCCGTCGGCCTGCAGATGATCATCGAGGGCAGCGATCTTGATGACGCCCAGAAAGCCACGGAAACCGCAGCCCGCCTTGATCTTGGCCTGATCGGCGACCCGCGCCTGAGGGCCGAGGAAACCGGCGGGGCGGCCTCCCGCGTGGCGGCGGTGCCGGGGGTGCGCGCTGCGCTTCTCGATTTCCAGCGGCAGTTTGCGGGGCATCCGCCGGGGGATACGGCTGGCGCGGTGCTCGATGGCCGTGATGTCGGTACGGTGATCTGCCCCGACGCGCCCGTGAAGCTGTTCGTGACGGCCTCCGCTGAGGAACGCGCCCGCCGCCGCACGCTTGAAATGGAGGGTCGCGGCGAGGCCGCTGACTATGCCGCCATTCTTGAAGACGTGAAGGCCCGCGACGCCCGCGACATGGGCCGCAAGGACGCCCCCCTGAAGCCCGCCGAAGATGCGCTCTTGCTTGATACGACCAATTTGGCTATAGACGCCGTGTTTTTACGGGCCAAGAGCTTCATCGATGGCAAGCTGTCCTCCAGAGACGGCGCCTGA
- the rpsA gene encoding 30S ribosomal protein S1, with protein sequence MSNFNPSLADFEAMLNETLPAEGGFDGQVVKGKVVSIENDFAIIDIGLKAEGRVPLKEFAAPGAQAEIAVGDDVEVFVERVENALGEAILSRDKARREEAWETLEKSFEGDARVNGVIFGRVKGGFTVDLNGAVAFLPGSQVDIRPIRDITPLMNIKQPFQILKMDRRRGNIVVSRRAVMEEDRAGQRAELLGKLKEGDTVDGVVKNITDYGAFVDLGGIDGLLHVTDISWRRVNHPSEVLTVGETVKVQVVRINPETQRISLGMKQLADDPWDGIDAKYPVNAKFKGTVTNITDYGAFVELEAGVEGLVHVSEMSWVKKNVHPGKIVSTSQEVDVMILEVDPSKRRISLGLKQCGENPWDAFSAKYPAGTEIEGEVKNITEFGLFIGLDGDVDGMVHLSDLDWDRSGEEAIQDFKKGDVVKAVVLDVDVSKERISLGIKQLSGDPFANVKDRKRGETVTCVVKVVNENGIEVEVGDTGMTSFIRRGDLARDRGDQRPERFAVGDKVDAMITGTDRSSRKVNLSIKALEVAEEKAAVEQYGSADSGASLGDILGAALEKAKSGE encoded by the coding sequence ATGAGCAACTTCAACCCGAGCCTCGCCGATTTCGAGGCAATGCTGAATGAAACCCTTCCCGCCGAAGGCGGCTTTGACGGCCAGGTCGTCAAAGGCAAGGTCGTCTCGATCGAGAACGACTTCGCAATCATCGATATCGGTCTCAAGGCCGAAGGTCGCGTTCCCCTGAAAGAATTCGCAGCTCCCGGCGCCCAGGCCGAAATCGCCGTTGGCGATGACGTCGAAGTGTTTGTCGAGCGCGTCGAGAACGCCCTTGGCGAAGCCATCCTGTCGCGTGACAAGGCTCGCCGCGAAGAAGCCTGGGAAACCCTCGAGAAATCGTTCGAAGGCGATGCCCGTGTCAACGGCGTCATCTTCGGTCGCGTCAAAGGCGGCTTCACCGTGGACCTCAACGGCGCCGTGGCATTCCTGCCGGGCAGCCAGGTCGACATCCGTCCGATCCGCGACATCACCCCGCTGATGAACATCAAGCAACCCTTCCAGATCCTGAAAATGGACCGTCGCCGTGGCAACATCGTTGTGTCGCGCCGCGCCGTGATGGAAGAAGATCGTGCTGGCCAGCGTGCTGAACTCCTTGGCAAGCTCAAGGAAGGCGACACCGTTGACGGCGTGGTCAAGAACATCACCGATTACGGTGCGTTCGTTGACCTCGGCGGCATCGATGGCCTGCTGCATGTCACCGACATCAGCTGGCGCCGTGTCAACCACCCGAGCGAAGTTCTCACTGTCGGTGAGACCGTGAAGGTTCAGGTTGTCCGCATCAACCCGGAAACCCAGCGCATCAGCCTCGGCATGAAGCAACTGGCGGACGATCCGTGGGATGGCATCGATGCCAAGTACCCGGTCAATGCCAAGTTCAAGGGCACCGTCACCAACATCACCGACTACGGCGCGTTCGTTGAGCTCGAAGCCGGTGTTGAAGGCCTCGTGCACGTTTCCGAAATGAGCTGGGTGAAGAAGAACGTCCATCCGGGCAAGATCGTCTCCACCAGCCAGGAAGTTGACGTGATGATCCTCGAGGTTGATCCCTCGAAGCGTCGCATCAGCCTCGGCCTCAAGCAGTGTGGCGAGAATCCGTGGGACGCCTTCTCGGCGAAATACCCGGCCGGCACCGAAATCGAAGGCGAAGTCAAGAACATCACCGAGTTCGGTCTGTTCATCGGCCTCGACGGCGACGTGGACGGCATGGTTCACCTTTCGGACCTCGATTGGGACCGTTCGGGCGAAGAAGCCATCCAGGACTTCAAGAAGGGCGACGTTGTCAAAGCTGTCGTTCTCGACGTCGATGTCTCGAAAGAGCGCATCAGCCTCGGCATCAAGCAACTCTCGGGTGATCCGTTCGCCAACGTCAAAGACCGCAAGCGTGGCGAGACCGTCACTTGCGTTGTCAAGGTTGTGAACGAGAACGGCATCGAGGTTGAAGTTGGCGATACCGGCATGACTTCGTTCATCCGTCGCGGCGATCTCGCCCGTGACCGTGGCGACCAGCGCCCCGAGCGTTTCGCTGTTGGTGACAAGGTCGACGCCATGATCACCGGCACCGACCGTTCGAGCCGCAAAGTCAATCTCTCGATCAAGGCTCTGGAAGTCGCAGAAGAGAAAGCTGCCGTCGAACAATATGGTTCGGCTGACAGCGGTGCTTCGCTCGGCGATATCCTGGGTGCCGCCCTCGAGAAAGCCAAGTCGGGCGAATAA
- a CDS encoding integration host factor subunit beta, protein MIKSELIAKIAEANPHLYHRDVERIVSTIFDEITSALARGDRVELRGFGAFSVKERPARTGRNPRTGDQVDVAEKRVPYFKTGKDLRERLNK, encoded by the coding sequence ATGATTAAGTCCGAGTTGATTGCCAAGATCGCCGAGGCGAATCCTCACCTCTACCACCGCGATGTCGAGCGCATCGTGTCCACGATTTTCGATGAAATCACGTCAGCGCTTGCGCGGGGCGACCGGGTCGAACTCCGCGGCTTCGGGGCTTTCTCGGTAAAGGAGCGGCCAGCCCGCACCGGGCGCAACCCGCGTACCGGCGATCAGGTGGACGTGGCCGAAAAGCGCGTGCCCTATTTCAAGACGGGCAAGGACCTGCGCGAGCGGCTGAACAAGTAA
- a CDS encoding LapA family protein, whose amino-acid sequence MTAFIALLRRLFWGILAVLLVFFAINNRAPVTIAFEPFPFTVTMPLWLVLFVGIFIGLAVAGMVTSWLRLKGFTARRKAERRAKSLEGEMADLTARAQDAERSATENAIVVGQTGPVRR is encoded by the coding sequence GTGACCGCCTTCATTGCACTGCTGCGACGCCTTTTCTGGGGCATCCTTGCTGTTCTCTTGGTCTTTTTCGCGATCAACAACCGCGCGCCGGTGACGATTGCGTTCGAGCCCTTCCCCTTCACCGTCACGATGCCGCTGTGGCTCGTGCTGTTTGTCGGCATCTTCATCGGCCTTGCTGTCGCCGGGATGGTGACAAGCTGGCTCCGGCTCAAGGGCTTCACGGCACGGCGCAAGGCGGAACGGCGGGCCAAATCGCTGGAAGGCGAGATGGCGGACCTCACTGCCCGCGCGCAGGATGCCGAGCGCAGCGCCACCGAAAATGCCATCGTGGTTGGACAGACGGGACCGGTGCGGCGCTGA
- the pyrF gene encoding orotidine-5'-phosphate decarboxylase, whose product MPFEPKTPAERIFCALDTTDPAAAAALAAKLKGTVGGIKLGLEYYCSTGADGFKAVAQTGMPIFLDLKFHDIPNTVAGAIRAVAPLAPKILTIHTQGGPEMMRRAAATAAEEAARLGVERPVVVAVTILTSLDGRDLNAIGVDHAVDDQVVRLAALADECGVDGIVCSPKEIRLVRAATREDFTLVVPGIRPAGSAVGDQKRVMTPKEAVDAGASVLVIGRPITEAADPAAAAKAIAASL is encoded by the coding sequence ATGCCTTTTGAGCCGAAGACCCCAGCCGAACGCATCTTCTGTGCCCTCGACACCACCGACCCCGCCGCTGCAGCGGCCCTTGCCGCCAAACTCAAAGGCACGGTCGGCGGTATCAAGCTCGGCCTCGAATATTATTGCTCGACGGGGGCGGACGGCTTCAAGGCTGTGGCCCAGACCGGCATGCCGATCTTTCTGGACCTGAAGTTCCACGACATCCCGAACACGGTGGCCGGTGCGATCCGCGCTGTCGCTCCCCTCGCCCCGAAGATCCTGACGATCCACACGCAGGGCGGGCCGGAAATGATGCGCCGCGCCGCCGCAACCGCCGCCGAGGAAGCCGCCCGCCTCGGGGTCGAGCGCCCCGTCGTGGTGGCGGTGACGATCCTGACGAGCCTTGACGGGCGCGACCTCAATGCGATCGGCGTCGACCATGCGGTCGATGATCAGGTGGTGCGGCTCGCGGCCTTGGCCGACGAATGCGGTGTGGACGGTATCGTCTGCAGCCCAAAAGAAATCCGCCTTGTGCGCGCCGCCACGCGTGAGGACTTCACCCTTGTGGTGCCCGGCATCCGCCCCGCCGGCAGTGCCGTAGGCGACCAGAAGCGTGTGATGACCCCGAAAGAAGCGGTGGACGCGGGCGCCAGTGTGCTGGTGATCGGCCGCCCGATCACCGAAGCCGCCGACCCCGCCGCCGCTGCCAAGGCAATTGCCGCGTCGCTCTAA
- a CDS encoding DUF3052 domain-containing protein, with protein sequence MTATAGYSGKPLAAKLGLRSGMRAVFVNPPDHYPALMAPMPQPIEEAGLAAGNADFIHAFYTERAAIQADLPSLIAAIKHDGMIWLSWPKKASKVSTDITEDTIRADVLPKGLVDVKVCAVDAVWSGLKLVIRKELR encoded by the coding sequence GTGACGGCAACGGCGGGATATTCCGGCAAACCGCTTGCCGCGAAGCTCGGGCTGAGGTCCGGCATGCGCGCGGTGTTCGTGAACCCGCCCGACCACTATCCCGCCCTGATGGCCCCGATGCCGCAGCCAATTGAAGAAGCTGGCCTTGCCGCTGGCAATGCCGACTTCATCCATGCTTTCTATACCGAAAGGGCTGCCATACAGGCAGACCTGCCAAGCCTGATCGCCGCCATTAAACATGACGGCATGATCTGGCTGTCGTGGCCGAAGAAAGCCTCGAAAGTGTCGACCGACATTACTGAAGACACGATCCGCGCCGATGTTCTGCCCAAAGGCCTTGTGGACGTGAAAGTGTGCGCCGTCGATGCGGTCTGGTCCGGGCTGAAGCTGGTGATCCGGAAAGAGCTGCGTTAG